Proteins encoded together in one Coregonus clupeaformis isolate EN_2021a chromosome 30, ASM2061545v1, whole genome shotgun sequence window:
- the LOC121546348 gene encoding PEST proteolytic signal-containing nuclear protein isoform X1: MADYNKHSSKRLSDDGAGPEEKGGSVKTKTVSSSTGGGGKRSAQEVSPGPGKESTSSHPVPPAPKVSKIGFGLISQPIKKPAPISIKLGASKPKEPVPVPAKKPALASVFNVDSDDSDEEMPAEAKMRMKNIGRETPTSAGPNSFNKGKQGFSDHQKLWERKLKSQTDTDQ; this comes from the exons ATGGCGGATTACAACAAGCACAGCAGCAAGCGGCTCTCCGATGATGGAG CAGGACCGGAGGAGAAGGGAGGCAGTGTGAAAACTAAGACTGTCTCTTCCAGCACTGGAGGAGGGGGGAAACGCTCGGCCCAGGAGGTCAGCCCTGGCCCGGGGAAGGAGTCCACCTCGAGCCATCCGGTACCCCCAGCCCCCAAAGTCTCCAAGATAGGGTTTGGTCTGATCAGCCAGCCTATAAAGAAGCCTGCGCCCATCTCCATTAAGCTGGGTGCTAGT AAACCCAAAGAGCCTGTACCGGTACCTGCCAAGAAACCAGCGCTGGCCTCGGTTTTCAATGTTGACTCTGATGAT AGTGATGAAGAGATGCCTGCAGAAGCCAAGATGAGGATGAAGAACATTGGCAG GGAGACGCCCACGTCAGCAGGCCCCAACTCCTTCAACAAGGGgaagcagggattctccgaccaCCAGAAGCTCTGGGAGAGGAAGCTCAAGTCACAGACGGACACTGACCAATAG
- the LOC121546348 gene encoding PEST proteolytic signal-containing nuclear protein isoform X2 translates to MADYNKHSSKRLSDDGGPEEKGGSVKTKTVSSSTGGGGKRSAQEVSPGPGKESTSSHPVPPAPKVSKIGFGLISQPIKKPAPISIKLGASKPKEPVPVPAKKPALASVFNVDSDDSDEEMPAEAKMRMKNIGRETPTSAGPNSFNKGKQGFSDHQKLWERKLKSQTDTDQ, encoded by the exons ATGGCGGATTACAACAAGCACAGCAGCAAGCGGCTCTCCGATGATGGAG GACCGGAGGAGAAGGGAGGCAGTGTGAAAACTAAGACTGTCTCTTCCAGCACTGGAGGAGGGGGGAAACGCTCGGCCCAGGAGGTCAGCCCTGGCCCGGGGAAGGAGTCCACCTCGAGCCATCCGGTACCCCCAGCCCCCAAAGTCTCCAAGATAGGGTTTGGTCTGATCAGCCAGCCTATAAAGAAGCCTGCGCCCATCTCCATTAAGCTGGGTGCTAGT AAACCCAAAGAGCCTGTACCGGTACCTGCCAAGAAACCAGCGCTGGCCTCGGTTTTCAATGTTGACTCTGATGAT AGTGATGAAGAGATGCCTGCAGAAGCCAAGATGAGGATGAAGAACATTGGCAG GGAGACGCCCACGTCAGCAGGCCCCAACTCCTTCAACAAGGGgaagcagggattctccgaccaCCAGAAGCTCTGGGAGAGGAAGCTCAAGTCACAGACGGACACTGACCAATAG